In Bacillota bacterium, the following are encoded in one genomic region:
- the mazF gene encoding endoribonuclease MazF yields MKYDYIPKRGDLVWIDFSPQSGHEQSGRRPALCISPQSYNQKVGLAIFCPITNAIKGYPFEVLLPENLQVSGVILTDQVKSLDWRSRQVEYLASLPATVTSEVLSKIRTLI; encoded by the coding sequence ATGAAATATGACTATATACCAAAACGGGGCGATCTGGTCTGGATTGACTTTTCTCCCCAGTCAGGTCATGAACAGTCAGGACGTCGTCCGGCTCTTTGCATATCTCCTCAATCCTACAACCAAAAAGTCGGGCTCGCAATCTTTTGTCCGATTACCAATGCAATAAAAGGGTATCCCTTTGAAGTTTTACTCCCTGAAAATTTACAGGTATCCGGTGTTATACTTACCGACCAGGTAAAAAGTCTGGACTGGCGTTCACGACAGGTAGAATACCTGGCTTCTCTTCCCGCAACGGTCACCTCGGAGGTTTTATCAAAAATTCGCACCCTGATTTAA
- a CDS encoding AbrB/MazE/SpoVT family DNA-binding domain-containing protein: protein MLVKILKWGNSLAIRIPKAFASEVKIKENSRVELTIENGKLSVKPVEDEQSYQLEQLLNQVNEENVHYEIDTGEPQGKEIW from the coding sequence GTGTTGGTTAAAATATTAAAATGGGGTAACAGTCTGGCTATCAGGATTCCAAAAGCCTTCGCCAGTGAGGTTAAAATAAAAGAAAACAGCCGTGTAGAACTGACAATCGAAAATGGAAAACTTAGTGTTAAGCCGGTTGAAGATGAACAAAGTTATCAATTGGAACAACTTCTGAATCAGGTTAATGAAGAAAATGTTCATTACGAAATTGATACCGGAGAACCTCAAGGTAAGGAGATCTGGTAA